In one Alteribacter lacisalsi genomic region, the following are encoded:
- the aldA gene encoding aldehyde dehydrogenase, producing the protein MLYLTKSFYINGEFVTSDAEETIDVINPATEEVIGTIVKGTDADAKRAIDAAFDAQLTFERTSPPERSGFLTVIADKLEEQSDEFARLLSEEQGKTIGLAKDEIEMTVGYFRYMAGWSRRVEGDVVPSDNPDENILVLKKPIGVVTGIVPWNFPMMVLARKVAPAFATGCTVVIKPSQQTPLTAIKFAELIHEHTDLPKGVFNLITGSGSSVGTELASNRKVAMVSLTGSFPAGSKVMEAAAENITKVNLELGGKAPAIVSGHADLDLAVEKVIESRVINSGQVCTNAERVYVHESIAEAFMDKVAAKMNDLRTGDPLDEDNDYGPLVSSEQLESVEKAVKTAVDNGAEILTGGKRAGDGKGFYYEPTVLTNVSQDMDILREEIFGPVLPIATYSNFDEAIKLANDSVYGLSSSIFSENYHEVMRAVNELKFGEVFVNRENFEAIQGYHAGWRQSGVGGADGKYGVEEYLQTTVAYLEYKRSK; encoded by the coding sequence GTGCTGTATTTGACGAAGTCATTTTATATTAACGGGGAATTTGTCACGAGTGATGCTGAAGAGACAATTGACGTGATCAACCCTGCTACGGAAGAAGTAATCGGCACGATCGTAAAAGGAACCGATGCTGATGCAAAGCGTGCAATTGATGCGGCGTTTGATGCCCAGCTGACTTTTGAGAGAACCTCCCCGCCTGAGCGGAGCGGCTTTCTCACTGTGATAGCAGATAAACTTGAAGAACAGTCGGACGAGTTTGCCAGGCTGCTTTCCGAGGAGCAGGGAAAAACGATTGGACTTGCCAAAGACGAAATCGAAATGACGGTGGGGTATTTTCGCTACATGGCCGGATGGTCCCGTCGTGTGGAGGGCGATGTGGTCCCTAGTGACAATCCGGATGAAAACATTCTTGTACTCAAAAAACCAATCGGAGTCGTAACGGGCATCGTGCCGTGGAATTTTCCTATGATGGTACTTGCCAGGAAAGTGGCGCCGGCTTTTGCAACCGGCTGTACGGTTGTGATTAAACCGAGCCAGCAGACGCCGCTCACAGCTATCAAATTTGCTGAACTGATCCACGAGCATACCGATCTTCCGAAAGGTGTATTTAATCTGATTACAGGCAGTGGATCTTCCGTTGGGACGGAACTAGCCTCTAACAGAAAGGTAGCGATGGTCAGTCTGACAGGAAGCTTTCCAGCCGGTTCAAAGGTAATGGAAGCAGCTGCGGAAAACATTACAAAAGTAAACCTGGAGCTGGGAGGAAAAGCGCCGGCGATCGTCAGCGGACATGCTGATCTTGATCTGGCAGTGGAAAAAGTAATCGAGTCCCGTGTGATCAATTCCGGCCAGGTGTGTACGAATGCGGAGCGGGTCTATGTTCATGAGTCGATCGCAGAAGCATTTATGGATAAAGTAGCGGCGAAAATGAACGATCTCAGGACCGGCGACCCTCTTGATGAGGACAATGATTACGGACCTCTTGTAAGCAGCGAACAACTGGAGTCCGTTGAAAAAGCGGTCAAAACCGCAGTGGACAACGGTGCGGAAATTTTGACCGGCGGCAAACGGGCAGGGGACGGTAAAGGTTTTTACTACGAACCTACTGTACTCACAAACGTGTCTCAGGACATGGATATTCTCCGGGAGGAAATTTTCGGTCCGGTGCTGCCGATCGCAACCTACAGCAATTTTGATGAAGCGATTAAGCTGGCCAACGATTCGGTCTATGGTCTGTCTTCCTCTATTTTTTCGGAAAACTACCATGAAGTTATGCGTGCCGTAAATGAGCTGAAATTTGGTGAAGTGTTTGTGAACCGTGAGAATTTTGAAGCGATTCAGGGTTACCATGCGGGCTGGCGCCAGTCCGGTGTCGGAGGTGCAGACGGGAAATACGGAGTGGAAGAGTACCTCCAGACAACCGTTGCCTACCTCGAGTACAAGCGGAGTAAATAG
- a CDS encoding class I SAM-dependent methyltransferase — protein sequence MRHYEQLLESYNNHAGDREKMTLTGWKENERIRFLERLNKGARLLDLGAGTGEHGAFFLRNGVDVTCGDFSPAMVSACRKKWLKAEVVDFYSLKTDRPFDAVWSMNALLHVPKADLGLALENIRGVLVSDGLFYLGLYGGEDSEGVWDSDPYEPKRFFSFHTETGIREAVQPYFDVLEYRYTALEKGPDYHALMLRKREES from the coding sequence ATGCGCCATTACGAACAGCTGCTTGAAAGCTACAACAACCATGCCGGAGACCGGGAAAAGATGACTCTCACTGGCTGGAAAGAGAATGAACGGATTAGGTTTCTTGAACGTCTTAATAAAGGGGCCCGCCTTCTTGACCTCGGGGCAGGAACAGGTGAGCACGGGGCATTCTTTTTGCGTAACGGGGTGGATGTGACCTGTGGGGACTTTTCACCGGCCATGGTCAGCGCCTGCCGGAAAAAATGGCTGAAAGCGGAAGTAGTTGATTTTTACTCACTGAAAACAGACCGCCCGTTTGATGCCGTCTGGTCAATGAATGCCCTTCTCCACGTTCCGAAAGCAGATCTGGGACTTGCTCTGGAAAATATTCGCGGGGTGCTTGTGTCGGATGGTCTCTTTTATCTCGGCCTGTACGGCGGGGAGGATTCAGAGGGTGTGTGGGACAGCGACCCGTATGAACCGAAGCGCTTTTTCTCTTTTCATACAGAGACCGGGATTCGGGAGGCTGTTCAGCCATATTTTGATGTGCTCGAGTACAGGTATACGGCACTGGAGAAAGGTCCGGACTATCACGCGCTGATGTTAAGGAAAAGGGAGGAAAGCTAG
- a CDS encoding nuclease-related domain-containing protein, with protein MILKNRTKPVELIILQSLRVRSRLDPADALRLENLDKGYAGEVQFDNRLSAAGWNGLLINDLLLDYRGTLFQIDSLLLQPDAVYLFDVKNYFGDFFLEDGKWISEYKEKEVKNPLLQLKRTDFAFRSLLKDLGFSPLIRSNLVFINPEFHLFQAPRDLPAIFHSQLNRFLSRIGRKSAAPPSYRDDALAQKLLSLHVEDNPYARIPRYEEQDLRKGIYCPGCFRFYSAQHQKRNVVCSTCGYRESNTEAVLRTIEEFHVLFPDKRIQTQRVVEWCGILDQRTVRRILGKHFVRQGKANASIYVNSDPI; from the coding sequence GTGATTCTAAAAAACAGAACAAAGCCAGTTGAGCTCATTATTCTCCAGTCTCTGCGTGTGAGGTCAAGGCTTGATCCGGCAGACGCCCTGCGCCTTGAAAATCTGGATAAAGGCTATGCAGGGGAAGTGCAATTTGACAATCGGCTCTCGGCTGCAGGCTGGAACGGCCTTTTGATCAATGATCTTCTTCTTGATTACCGCGGCACTCTATTTCAAATTGATTCGTTATTGCTTCAGCCTGATGCGGTTTACCTCTTTGACGTAAAGAATTATTTCGGGGATTTTTTTCTGGAGGATGGGAAGTGGATTTCCGAATATAAGGAAAAGGAAGTTAAAAATCCCCTTCTTCAGCTGAAACGAACGGATTTCGCATTTCGCAGCCTCCTGAAAGACCTCGGTTTCTCCCCTTTGATTAGAAGTAATCTCGTTTTTATAAACCCTGAGTTTCACTTGTTTCAGGCTCCCAGAGATCTGCCTGCAATTTTTCATTCGCAGCTTAATCGTTTTTTATCCCGGATAGGCAGGAAGAGCGCGGCGCCCCCGTCGTACAGGGACGATGCTCTCGCCCAGAAGCTGCTCTCGCTTCATGTGGAGGACAATCCGTACGCGCGTATTCCCAGGTATGAGGAACAGGATCTGCGGAAAGGGATTTACTGCCCAGGGTGCTTTAGGTTTTATTCGGCGCAGCATCAAAAGAGAAACGTTGTGTGCTCAACCTGCGGCTATCGGGAGTCAAACACTGAAGCTGTTCTACGAACAATTGAAGAATTCCATGTTTTGTTTCCCGATAAACGGATTCAGACACAAAGAGTTGTTGAGTGGTGTGGAATTTTGGATCAACGTACTGTACGTAGAATCTTAGGGAAACATTTTGTGCGGCAGGGAAAAGCAAATGCTTCAATTTACGTGAATTCCGATCCGATCTGA
- a CDS encoding response regulator codes for MPDIMIVDDHTVLRDGLKTIFSMEKDFNVISEAESGEEALKILEKVQPEIVIMDINLPGKNGVDVTAEVKERWPDIKILVLTMYKHDEYFMSAITKGAEGYLLKDAPSEEVVDAVRSLMSGEAVIHPSMAKKLLDLHQQPQEKANEKNQNELTAREKDVLECLVKGMSNKDIADELFISDKTVKIHVSKILRKLGVKSRSQAVIHAIQNDLVPLAD; via the coding sequence ATGCCTGACATTATGATTGTAGATGACCATACGGTGCTGCGCGACGGACTTAAGACGATTTTTTCCATGGAAAAGGACTTTAATGTGATATCCGAAGCCGAATCCGGAGAAGAAGCCCTTAAGATTCTCGAAAAAGTCCAGCCTGAGATTGTCATCATGGATATTAACCTGCCCGGCAAAAACGGTGTTGACGTGACAGCAGAAGTGAAAGAGCGCTGGCCGGATATTAAAATCCTTGTTCTGACGATGTACAAGCATGATGAATACTTCATGTCTGCCATTACGAAAGGAGCAGAAGGCTATCTCCTGAAGGATGCTCCTTCAGAGGAAGTGGTCGATGCTGTCCGCAGCCTTATGTCCGGTGAAGCGGTTATTCACCCTTCAATGGCCAAAAAGCTTCTTGACCTGCACCAGCAGCCCCAGGAAAAAGCGAACGAAAAGAACCAGAATGAACTGACGGCCCGTGAAAAGGATGTGCTCGAATGTCTCGTGAAAGGGATGAGCAACAAAGACATTGCTGACGAACTGTTTATCAGTGACAAAACAGTTAAGATACACGTAAGCAAGATTCTTAGAAAGCTCGGCGTAAAAAGCCGTTCCCAGGCTGTGATCCATGCAATTCAGAACGACCTCGTACCTCTTGCTGATTAA
- a CDS encoding GAF domain-containing sensor histidine kinase — protein sequence MENENNKNTNPQTSIIEKKEAHARWYMNAVTVLGAAIALGSLYFLEIPWSFSILLLLVVFLFITEHFAIPVWKGAITLGFPVIFTVDLLFGLSVALVTYTVVVATIHRMQQRPLSIITFNPAQLVISLAVSKGVALAVTDSWGAMPDSLTGLLVYTAVYTFVFYFVNHLLVDIVLWLRPQPFPLNDFMKKISLEFIGMVLSYFYLLLFFVLGNQDRGDVVDVFSFFFFFSPLVAMALIGSSNFKLRREKERLEGLVTISEELNRHIPEKDWLSGIEQHLKKVFEFDALSIWMKRKGEWQCELDTGEGTPMPARKEVERMSEKTKSITAVMSIERDPWWSTVFHKAIRSAVVCPMYDDGEMHGLIIIGRRRAQETRPDELKVVKALANQLEVITKGRTLIIEREQRMILEERNRIAREIHDGIAQSVAGTVMQLETAKRKAAASPDQALDTLTYVLPGLRKSLTEIRESIYALRPFPTDAQGLLKAVKEETGRIRNEHPDVEIELKWKEAPGLAPEKEKLVYNTFKESIQNAMKHADADKVVVSGVPGEEGGFLLTVSDNGKGFLLKDALIKSRKGKHFGILNMNEEAAKAEAVLQIESRPGEGTMIELHLPGSDERRNDDA from the coding sequence ATGGAGAATGAAAATAATAAAAATACAAATCCTCAAACGAGTATTATTGAAAAAAAGGAAGCGCATGCCCGCTGGTATATGAACGCTGTGACTGTGCTTGGAGCAGCGATTGCCCTTGGAAGTCTTTATTTCCTTGAAATTCCCTGGTCTTTTTCCATCCTGCTTCTGCTAGTGGTCTTTCTTTTCATAACCGAACACTTTGCAATCCCTGTCTGGAAGGGAGCCATAACCCTTGGTTTCCCGGTCATTTTCACAGTAGATCTTCTGTTCGGCCTGAGCGTTGCGCTGGTTACGTACACGGTTGTTGTGGCCACGATTCATCGGATGCAGCAGAGGCCACTGTCTATTATCACGTTTAACCCGGCTCAGCTTGTAATCAGTCTGGCTGTGAGTAAAGGGGTGGCTCTTGCGGTTACGGACAGCTGGGGAGCGATGCCGGATTCCTTGACTGGTCTCCTTGTTTATACAGCCGTTTATACTTTTGTGTTTTATTTTGTTAACCATCTTCTCGTTGACATCGTGCTCTGGCTCCGGCCACAGCCGTTTCCGCTGAATGATTTTATGAAAAAGATATCATTGGAATTCATCGGAATGGTTCTGTCCTATTTTTATCTGCTGCTGTTTTTTGTACTCGGTAATCAGGACCGCGGTGACGTAGTGGATGTATTTTCTTTCTTCTTTTTCTTCTCGCCACTCGTTGCCATGGCTCTCATCGGATCGAGCAACTTTAAGCTGCGGCGTGAAAAAGAGCGTCTAGAGGGACTGGTGACGATCAGTGAGGAGCTCAACCGCCATATTCCTGAAAAGGATTGGCTCAGTGGTATTGAACAGCATCTCAAAAAAGTATTCGAGTTTGACGCGCTCAGCATCTGGATGAAACGAAAAGGCGAATGGCAGTGTGAACTTGATACAGGAGAAGGGACACCAATGCCGGCAAGAAAAGAAGTGGAGCGTATGTCTGAAAAGACAAAATCCATTACAGCAGTCATGTCCATAGAGAGAGATCCTTGGTGGAGCACTGTTTTTCATAAGGCCATTCGTTCGGCTGTCGTCTGTCCCATGTATGATGACGGTGAAATGCACGGGCTGATTATCATTGGCAGGCGCCGTGCTCAGGAAACGCGGCCCGATGAACTGAAGGTTGTAAAGGCCCTTGCCAATCAGCTGGAAGTCATTACAAAAGGAAGAACCCTCATTATTGAGCGTGAGCAGCGAATGATTTTAGAAGAGCGTAATCGAATTGCCAGAGAAATTCATGACGGCATTGCCCAGTCTGTGGCAGGAACGGTTATGCAACTCGAAACTGCAAAAAGAAAAGCGGCGGCAAGCCCCGATCAGGCGCTTGATACGCTTACTTACGTTCTCCCGGGGCTGAGAAAAAGCCTGACAGAAATACGGGAATCGATTTATGCCCTCCGGCCGTTTCCAACCGATGCCCAGGGACTGTTAAAAGCAGTTAAGGAAGAAACGGGAAGGATCCGGAATGAGCACCCGGATGTAGAGATCGAACTCAAGTGGAAAGAAGCACCGGGACTTGCCCCAGAAAAAGAAAAGCTGGTATATAATACATTTAAGGAAAGTATTCAGAATGCCATGAAGCATGCAGATGCCGATAAGGTGGTCGTAAGCGGCGTGCCCGGCGAGGAGGGCGGTTTTCTTCTTACCGTTAGTGACAACGGGAAAGGATTCCTGTTAAAGGACGCTCTGATCAAATCCCGTAAAGGCAAGCACTTTGGCATACTGAATATGAATGAGGAAGCAGCGAAAGCTGAAGCCGTACTGCAAATTGAGAGCAGACCCGGGGAAGGAACGATGATTGAGCTTCATCTTCCCGGCTCTGACGAGAGGAGGAATGACGATGCCTGA
- a CDS encoding DUF3243 family protein, translating into MANTQQQAQEKVEKMDQNKKEQILKDFNEFENYLADKINKGEKIGLGEEQLAKGAERVAEYLKNHEEPKNSEEKLLQEMWKVADDEEKHKMAHVLVKLAKKDGNE; encoded by the coding sequence ATGGCAAATACACAGCAGCAGGCACAGGAAAAAGTGGAAAAGATGGATCAGAACAAGAAGGAGCAGATTCTTAAGGATTTCAACGAATTTGAAAACTATCTGGCAGACAAGATTAACAAAGGTGAAAAAATTGGTTTGGGTGAAGAACAGCTAGCGAAAGGTGCCGAGCGGGTTGCCGAGTATCTGAAGAATCACGAAGAGCCGAAGAACAGTGAAGAAAAGCTGCTTCAGGAAATGTGGAAGGTAGCTGACGATGAAGAAAAGCACAAGATGGCCCACGTACTCGTCAAGCTTGCAAAAAAAGATGGCAACGAATAG
- a CDS encoding catalase — translation MNNRKLTTNQGVPIEDNQNSRTAGQNGPTLLEDYQLIEKLAHFDRERVPERVVHARGAGAHGVFKVKNSMKRYTKAKFLQNEGEETPVFVRFSTVIHGNHSPETLRDPRGFSIKFYTEEGNYDFVGNNLPVFFIRDAMKFPDMVHALKPDPRTNIQDPDRYWDFMSLRPESTNMMLHLFSDEGIPASYRNMRGSSVHAFKWVNEFGNMTYVKYRWVPKKGIENLSADEATKVQGEDFNHASNDLYQAIENGDYPEWDLYVQFCAPEDLDSFDFNPLDTTKDWFEEDFPYHHVGTMQLNRNPDNVFAETESVGFNPGVLVPGIEPSEDKMLQGRLFSYSDTQRHRIGPNYLQLPVNCPFAKVDNNQRDGFMPVGQQTDRINYEPNRYETTPKEDKSQEEYRQKLEGVTGRQPIEKQNDFGQAGQVWRRYSEEEQEAVIRNLTDDLGDVAEETVLRVVCNFYRADEELGKTLADKLDVDISSYIEAAKQHTKP, via the coding sequence ATGAACAACAGAAAGCTTACGACAAACCAGGGCGTTCCGATAGAAGATAACCAGAATTCAAGAACGGCAGGTCAGAATGGCCCAACCCTTCTGGAAGATTACCAGCTCATAGAAAAGCTCGCACACTTTGACCGTGAAAGAGTGCCGGAGCGTGTGGTCCATGCCCGTGGAGCAGGAGCGCACGGCGTTTTTAAAGTGAAAAACAGCATGAAAAGATATACGAAGGCCAAATTCCTTCAGAATGAAGGAGAGGAAACACCGGTTTTTGTTCGTTTTTCCACTGTTATTCACGGGAATCACTCTCCTGAGACGCTGCGTGACCCTCGCGGATTCTCTATTAAATTCTACACAGAGGAAGGGAATTATGACTTCGTCGGAAACAATCTTCCTGTCTTCTTTATTCGTGACGCTATGAAATTCCCGGACATGGTGCACGCACTAAAGCCGGACCCTCGAACGAACATTCAGGATCCGGACCGCTACTGGGATTTTATGAGCCTTCGTCCGGAATCGACGAATATGATGCTTCACCTGTTTTCCGATGAAGGGATTCCAGCGTCCTACCGCAACATGCGCGGATCAAGTGTCCATGCTTTTAAATGGGTGAATGAATTCGGTAATATGACTTACGTAAAATACCGCTGGGTGCCGAAAAAGGGTATTGAAAACCTCTCTGCCGATGAAGCCACGAAAGTCCAGGGAGAAGATTTTAACCATGCCTCCAATGACCTTTATCAGGCGATTGAGAATGGTGACTATCCGGAATGGGATCTTTATGTCCAGTTCTGTGCACCGGAGGATCTTGACAGCTTTGACTTCAACCCCCTTGATACAACGAAAGACTGGTTTGAAGAGGACTTCCCTTATCATCACGTGGGAACGATGCAACTGAATCGGAATCCGGATAATGTGTTTGCGGAAACAGAGTCTGTCGGCTTCAACCCTGGTGTCCTTGTACCGGGAATTGAACCGTCCGAAGACAAAATGCTTCAGGGGCGTCTGTTTTCCTATTCAGATACGCAGCGTCACCGGATCGGACCAAACTACCTCCAGCTTCCGGTCAACTGTCCGTTTGCAAAAGTGGACAATAATCAGCGTGATGGATTCATGCCGGTCGGCCAGCAGACAGACCGTATTAACTATGAGCCGAACCGTTATGAGACTACACCGAAAGAAGACAAGTCCCAGGAGGAGTACCGGCAGAAACTTGAAGGTGTAACCGGAAGGCAGCCGATTGAAAAGCAGAACGACTTCGGCCAGGCCGGTCAGGTATGGCGCAGGTATTCCGAAGAAGAGCAGGAGGCGGTGATCCGTAACCTAACTGACGATTTAGGTGATGTGGCAGAAGAAACTGTGCTGCGTGTAGTGTGCAACTTCTACCGGGCAGATGAAGAGCTTGGGAAAACACTTGCCGATAAGCTGGATGTGGATATTTCCTCTTATATCGAAGCGGCAAAGCAGCATACCAAACCATAA
- a CDS encoding MATE family efflux transporter, protein MDQKEQSRRLGTEPIPKLLRDMSIPAMVGVFVMGLYNLVDTIFISWFVGVEGVAGVTIAFPVMLIIMAVAAAVGIGGASVISRRLGEGRGNEANQVFGNILTLIIIFSVIGFIGAFTILEPVLLLFGATPVTLGYATEYLFPIMLGTIFFSFAFATNSIIRSEGNARFAMMTMIIPSVINILLDPVFIIWLDMGVQGAAIATVIAQASVSIVTIQYFVKGKSSLTPALADFRLNFRVVKEVIVIGMPALVRQVAGSVMMIAINAMLIRFGGDFYVGVFGIVQRIAMFTLMPMLGVLQGMQPIVGYNYGAKQYDRLKETVWLGLKVVTVFSIGVFLLAMFVPHWFMRIFTTDPATIAVGVEGIRIIFAAAILIGVQVVSGGIYQALGMARPALILSMARQVLFLIPLVLILPHYFGVTGVWLAFPIADVLAFALSMFYLYRDRRIFLIRTKGDDLPPPPPRQSIQPSVRQKSAASQGV, encoded by the coding sequence ATGGATCAGAAAGAACAGAGTAGGCGGCTCGGTACCGAACCAATTCCGAAGCTTCTCCGCGATATGTCGATACCGGCGATGGTTGGTGTCTTCGTAATGGGGCTGTACAACCTCGTCGATACGATCTTTATCTCCTGGTTTGTCGGGGTTGAGGGGGTCGCTGGTGTCACGATAGCTTTTCCGGTTATGCTGATCATTATGGCTGTTGCCGCAGCGGTCGGGATCGGCGGAGCTTCAGTCATATCCCGGCGGCTCGGGGAAGGGCGCGGGAATGAAGCGAATCAGGTGTTCGGTAATATTCTGACACTGATCATCATCTTCAGCGTCATTGGCTTTATCGGGGCTTTTACGATACTCGAACCGGTTCTTCTTCTGTTCGGAGCGACGCCTGTCACTCTGGGCTATGCAACAGAGTACTTATTTCCGATTATGCTGGGAACCATTTTCTTTTCCTTTGCATTTGCGACCAACAGTATTATCCGTTCCGAGGGAAACGCCAGATTTGCCATGATGACGATGATTATCCCGTCGGTGATCAACATCCTTCTTGATCCCGTGTTTATCATCTGGCTTGATATGGGCGTACAGGGAGCAGCGATTGCCACGGTTATTGCCCAGGCCTCAGTGTCCATTGTCACGATTCAGTACTTTGTAAAAGGAAAAAGTTCGCTCACACCGGCACTGGCTGATTTCCGGCTGAATTTTCGTGTTGTTAAAGAAGTGATTGTCATAGGGATGCCTGCGCTTGTCCGCCAGGTGGCTGGAAGTGTGATGATGATTGCCATTAACGCGATGCTCATCCGCTTCGGCGGGGACTTTTATGTCGGGGTATTCGGGATTGTTCAAAGAATCGCCATGTTCACCCTGATGCCGATGCTTGGTGTGCTGCAGGGGATGCAGCCGATTGTGGGCTACAATTACGGGGCAAAGCAGTATGACAGGTTAAAGGAAACCGTCTGGCTCGGCCTGAAAGTTGTGACCGTATTTTCCATCGGCGTCTTTCTTCTTGCTATGTTCGTGCCGCACTGGTTTATGCGGATATTTACAACAGACCCGGCTACGATTGCTGTCGGTGTGGAAGGGATCCGGATTATCTTTGCAGCAGCCATTCTGATCGGCGTGCAGGTTGTGAGTGGAGGAATCTATCAGGCGCTTGGAATGGCACGTCCGGCACTGATTCTCTCCATGGCCCGTCAGGTGCTGTTCTTAATTCCGCTGGTGCTGATCCTGCCTCATTACTTTGGGGTTACAGGTGTCTGGCTCGCGTTTCCGATTGCCGATGTTCTGGCTTTTGCTTTGTCTATGTTCTATCTTTACCGGGACCGGAGGATCTTTCTTATCCGAACGAAGGGAGATGATCTTCCGCCGCCTCCCCCCCGTCAAAGTATACAGCCTTCTGTCAGGCAGAAGTCAGCGGCTTCCCAGGGAGTATAG
- a CDS encoding MarR family winged helix-turn-helix transcriptional regulator yields the protein MTSRLEQMAGHQISMVGHLLKNKYNRNLSELGLTSAQASVLYVLFHEGDQKQSELQRWLHVKGSTMNGIIESMLKHELIEKESSKEDRRTKIVTITDKGKLLEEKFMKKLETLEQKLTEGFSSEEKQIMISWMKRMQKNLNEEGGETDGSERTE from the coding sequence ATGACAAGCCGGCTGGAACAAATGGCAGGCCATCAAATCAGCATGGTCGGCCATCTGCTGAAAAACAAATATAATAGAAACCTTTCTGAACTGGGGCTTACGTCGGCACAGGCCAGCGTGCTTTATGTTCTGTTTCATGAAGGGGACCAGAAGCAGTCCGAGCTTCAGCGCTGGCTCCACGTGAAAGGTTCGACGATGAACGGCATTATTGAATCGATGCTTAAACACGAGCTGATTGAAAAAGAGTCTAGTAAAGAGGACCGCAGAACAAAAATCGTTACGATTACAGATAAGGGTAAACTTCTGGAGGAAAAGTTCATGAAAAAGCTTGAAACCCTCGAGCAGAAGCTTACTGAAGGTTTTTCCAGTGAAGAAAAACAAATCATGATTTCGTGGATGAAACGGATGCAGAAGAATCTGAATGAGGAAGGAGGAGAGACGGATGGATCAGAAAGAACAGAGTAG
- a CDS encoding YusW family protein: MKRFLLTIAALAFTLIFTACGTANDAPEENGTTGDNGDMEQDDEFDMDDEDDSTATDEMAGGDWYEDLNFSDFELEVEYNGDEYEAEYEYNNGNPEAKIEDKQGGTEEEISGQEALDELEPILSDLELNADMDEQEMIDTVLTAFNLDDNYDKFELEVEFFDEGKVEVKDE, from the coding sequence ATGAAGCGCTTTTTACTTACGATCGCTGCCCTGGCCTTTACACTTATTTTTACTGCCTGCGGGACAGCCAATGACGCTCCGGAAGAGAACGGGACCACCGGTGATAATGGGGATATGGAGCAGGATGATGAATTTGACATGGATGATGAGGATGATAGTACTGCTACAGACGAAATGGCAGGCGGAGACTGGTATGAGGACCTTAATTTCTCTGATTTCGAACTCGAAGTAGAATATAATGGTGACGAGTACGAAGCCGAGTACGAGTATAATAACGGCAATCCTGAAGCAAAAATTGAAGATAAGCAGGGCGGCACTGAAGAGGAAATCAGCGGGCAGGAAGCGCTCGATGAACTGGAGCCGATTCTATCAGACCTTGAGCTGAACGCTGACATGGACGAGCAGGAAATGATTGATACTGTTCTGACCGCCTTCAATCTTGATGATAACTACGACAAGTTCGAGCTTGAAGTGGAATTCTTTGACGAAGGTAAAGTCGAGGTCAAGGACGAATAG
- a CDS encoding DUF4385 domain-containing protein: MAFDYDQDFDSIDFRKQPEKYQVGRGEQGVLLVEPYKSEILPHWRFKTPEAAKESSEKIYQMFEEYRENDDFVGMDMARKFIQMGYTRARRYANYKGGKKYDKDGNINERDIDDEKAQSAHIFERKWIKVREDEDYLKRKKAHQKEYG; encoded by the coding sequence ATGGCCTTTGACTACGATCAGGATTTCGACTCGATTGATTTCAGAAAGCAGCCAGAGAAATACCAGGTCGGACGCGGGGAACAAGGTGTTCTTCTCGTTGAACCTTATAAAAGCGAGATTCTCCCCCACTGGCGGTTCAAAACCCCTGAAGCGGCCAAAGAATCATCGGAGAAAATCTATCAGATGTTTGAGGAATACCGTGAGAACGATGATTTCGTCGGCATGGATATGGCCCGAAAATTCATCCAGATGGGCTACACCAGAGCTCGACGCTACGCCAATTATAAAGGCGGTAAAAAATACGATAAGGACGGGAACATCAACGAACGGGACATCGATGATGAAAAAGCCCAGTCTGCCCACATTTTCGAAAGGAAATGGATTAAAGTACGGGAAGATGAGGATTATCTAAAACGCAAAAAAGCACACCAGAAGGAGTACGGTTAA